The sequence AGGAAAACTTCAAAGTTGGATCAAGATAATTGTCTATCAATTTAGAATAACAAGTAAGAAGGAAACAGATTAACTTGTACTTATGAGAAAATTCTCACTTTTCCATCATTTTGTCTGCATTTACTTGTGCAACCCCGATCTATGAAACAAAGAAATTGCTAAAGCATGCATCACATTCTCCCAATGAAATTAGCTCAAGCGATTAACAAGTCCAACTAACAAAGCAATAAAGCGTAACTACTGCATATGAAAACACGCGTAACTACTGCATATGAAAACACTCGCATAATGTTGAGATTCATGATACAAATACACATACAAACAGTGATTGTTATATGACTATCAACAGTTTCAGGTTAATAATGAGATCCCATGTTATCTCAAAATGAAACCCATATAGATATTTAAGCATATGCATAATACTACAGAAAGCAAAATGAAGATTTCCGGTTTCCAGCAGTTGCTTCGTCCACCAATCACTGCCAAATTCACTGCTGAGACTTCATTATTTCCACATTTTCTTCTCCTAACACTTTCAATGAAACTAAGGTGTGCTTGTGTGGATATACTTGTCGAGATATTGCACTAAAATTTACAAGGTTTTCCCAGGTTGAAGTTGATGAGAGAAATATCTTGACATTGCCCTGATCATAACGTAAAACTGTGCCACCCTCCAAAAAGGCAAACGGTTCTCTTTGGTCAAGACTTCTAGCTTTAATCCAACCCCATGACTGGTGTTCTTCAGATTCGTTCATGACATGATCATCATTCTCCTTCATTAACAGCCATACACCATCAGATTCACGTCCTTCGAAAGAGTGACAAACAGCATAATATAAAAACCCACCACCAGAAACACCTATCACAGgaaaatcatcatcatcttcttcttcatcatcatcggtGTCCATTAGCATAGGAGGTGGTGAAATATGGTCTCGAAACTTTTCATCAGCCAAATCAAATACCATAACCATTCCTCCTTCAGTATTCCTCCAATGAAGACATCCATTCAGAAACACACCATGTGTTTGCTGATAATGTGTGTCAAAcggaaaaccaaaaccaaattttccaacGTGCCTCCATCCATTGCAACTTCCAACAGTGTATACCTCAACCTCTATAAAATCAGGGTCTCCACCTAACTCGTAAATCCTGACAACTTTATACTCATTCGTTTCAGGAAGGTAACCAAATCCACACGCCAAATGATGATATTGAATCGTTATTGAACCTTTTGTCTTGTACTCTGGATAACAATCAAATTCTGGAAGAACAACATATTCTTTTGTCATCGGGTTAAAAATGATAGCAGGTCCAGCTTCAGGCATATGAGAAGTTCCGTAAATACAAATCAAACCATTAAACGAACCAATTACGATGTAGGAATCCAGTTCAGTGTCTAACATGATCTTTCtatgttttggtttagcataattCCAATCCTCTTCATCGTTATATTCAAAATAGCAAACATGTTtgttataatcatcatcatcggATGAATTCAAGAAAACATACCGCAACTTACCTGAATCGGTTGAATCAGGATGATTCAGACGAGTTAAGTGCAGCTCGGGGAACGATGGATGATGAATGAGATCCTTCCATGTTTTGCAGACCAACTTGCTTTTCAGGACTGATTCAGTGGGTAAACGAGTCAACATGTCAGAAATGATATCTGCTGGAAAAATCTTATTGAAATTCTTCATGGATCAAACGGATTTTTTGTTTAATTAAGGAAGGATTTCGCAGAGAATTAAGGGGGTTTTTCTTGCTAGGTACATTGGCTTTTGATGTCTATTATATCTATTACTACTGAGTGAGGCTGAGTTCCAGTTTAGTTGGTTCCAGCGAAATACCCACTACAAGGAAAGTGTAGCGAATTTTTTACTAATACTTtttcaagaaagaaaaaagaaaaactattaaaaaggaAGTTGTGCACTCTTGCTGCTAGTTACTCTTTACATGTAACTTTGTACGTACCAGTAGTGTTTGGTGATTTTTAAGATCGTCTGTCAGTGGTAATTACTCACCTATAAAGGTGGGATTTGTAATTTAATAATTGGACATTGCACCTCTACGACGTCCTTGACTATTTATGATAGCACTTCAGCCGGGGACAGAACTAGTACGTGTCGCCACAGTCCGGCCTGGTCTGCTTTGCAGTTCTAATAAGAGttcgtttgcaaaccctaaaGTCGAACCCTATAAACCTTCATTCACCGTCATGTATCTTATTGAATCTCTAAGTCATGGGTGGAGTCAGGATTGGAGGTAAGTAGGCGTCTGTGGAGTCCGAATTGGAGGTAACTGATTAGCAGATAAAGCAGCAGCTTTAAATAAATACATGGCACCTTTTCTTGAAGTCTCTGCAATTACTATTATTACTCTCCTCTATCCTTGCATCATCTgtctcatttttttattttttttccaaagaaCATATGCATAAACCTTTTTGAAAGAAACGGAGATCGAACTCTCTAATGTAGATTAGTTTCTTTGGCGGTGGTTGGATGTCTGGAACTGAATCGCTTTCGTGGAAGATTGAAACTCATTGGAAAGGGATACTGCAAGCCCTCACTTAAGCGTGCTTTAATTTCTCATGGCACATAATTCCTCTAGCTAGTTTCTCATGAATAGGATTTGGGAGGGAAATGTTAGGATACACGAATAGTGTTCACACTTCAGAGTGATATAAGAAGTGCATCCGCTCAATGGCGGTCACCCTCTCCGGCCTCTTTGTTTGTAGATGGTAGCTAGATATTCATGTAAAATCTGTGTCATGGTAGCTAGTGCGTCAATTTAATTATGCGTATTCTGTTTGCTACAAGAGCATCTAGTTCATTTTTGGAAGAATGCTGTGAAAAGTATTCAACAGCAGTTGACCAACAATGACTGGCGCACGGACCTTTCACCCATGCTTTTGTCGTACTTATTCCTGCGTAATCTGGCATGAGTGTATTCCAGTCAGCAGGTGTGTCAAAGCTcttcttgtatacttctttgaATATCATAATTCGTTGAACATCATACAAGGACGCCTTCACTGTGGTAGAAGGAACTGTAGGAAAATTCCATCCAATACCTTTTGGTGTAGACCATTCGACATATGTCTCTTTAATACAAATCTTATCACCGGATTGAAAAGTGCACATGAGGCCTTTCAAATCCGACAATAACCTTCCAGCTAAAACTTGTCTACCAATATAATCTTCGATATATGTATATTTCAGAAAAAGGTGTTCACTCACATGGATAGACATATCGGATAACACAAAAGAATTCTGCTGGGTTAACTCCATCAGTTGAACTTTGTTAGGGTTTGCATGCAATACCATTTAGGTATCCACTTgatcaaaagcttgagtatcatcaacaaaagaatgaaCAGGCatatcaacatcagaagataTTAAACCAACTTTTGATGACTTACCATTAAAGGTCAAACAAATCATGCGATTCATGCAGGACCACGCTTACTTGATTTCTTTCCTTATGAACATGATTGACTTCGTCTTTCTCATAGGTTGATCCAATACAGTCCTGGACACCAGAAGTAACGGAAACAACTTCATTGCCCTCAGAAGACGCTGAATCCTTGTGAGCTGAAAACGTGACTTAATTAACCTGATTTTCTTCCTTCTCTTGAGAAACAGTTATATTTTCCTCGCCAATTGATGTGGCCTGAACAACCACAGTTTCATTAGAAAACAATGATTCCTCTTCAGTTGACAACGAAACGTGTTTTAACTGACTTTCATCTttctcttcaattttttttttttgtgagagcTTTGTGTCTTGCTTCCTCGGTTTCAAGCTTAGTTTCAATATTTGTAAGGGAAGTTTGAAGAGGTTTCAAGAGTTCAGCAAAATCTGCTAAGGTGATAAGCTTTTCTGCCATTGAAacgaaagttagggttttgaattttgtGCGGAAGCTGTGAAGGATCTGTTTttagataaaaatctaaaaactctgtatctgataccaactagtgtagcacagataagggtaacagggatagggtttaagtttcgtcagaaacttaattaaATCTGATTCAAAGATCAAGATTTAAGAGATAAAAGTTGATAATCAAATCAAATTGACAATAATAGTATTGATAATAAGAGATGTATCTCTAAACAAGAAGACATAgcctttatataggttacaaGAACCtactaaaagaaaaagagaattatacctaaactaggaaattaaaggaCTTGCGaagcaagtaaactaaaacagacgcaagggatcaacaaccattgttgatacgGACGAAGGAATCACCTATAATAGTTGACACAATGAAAATaggtagatgtcctacatcaaaAGTATTCAACAGAAGTTTTTAGCGATGCATGTGTGCCACCTTGACTATTTAACAACATCTTTTAACGATTGAGACAGATTCCTAAAAATAAATTCCGTAACGGGACAGATTCTCAACAAATTAATGAAATTGGgaaatattcctaatttctccgAATAAAAACACTGAATTCTCCTAATAAAAACACTAAAAAATTCATGGAATATAAGATTGAGCCTAATTTGAATCTAACATTTgcattttattgattatttttgattattttgCTTAATCGGTTCATGTACATGCTAGAAACCCATTGACAGGTACATGCTAGAAACCCATTGACACCTGGCTTGCCTTAGTTCTTCCTTTGACAATCCATGGAAAAAAAGGTTGGAAAAGTTAAAAGATTATCAAAGATAGAGAAAGAATTGTACTGATATAAAATGCATTGATGGTTCTAACAAAACTATTGCTACGGTGGGAAGGACCGactgaagaaaaaagaaatagcCATTTCCGTTTATGCAATAAGGCTTAACCCAATAAGTATTAGTAGTTTTTAAAAGGAAATCGTACATTTGCGACTTAAAATTCCATTGAAAAAAGAGATGAGAATTTGAGTCCCTACTCCGACGACAAAGAAGGCAACCGTTCACCAAAAGTTTGCCTCGTTTATAAACCGTTCACTAAGATTTACGGAGATGCCTTcattatcttgttagatagtccTATAACATGAATTCACAGAAAACTTTCCCGACTTATATATAtgttactgttgatggtggtttttagcttagggttaaaatcgtaaaaccgtatatctgacatgacgtcactagagTATTTATTGAATCATCCAacacctacgtaagaattaccagggtacctttttttatgcatgtatgttccacggcagaacccttagtattgaccgacatcaccttcataccaaaccctaattctcacgccaccgtgccaatggcaaaccatgtcagccacgtctccgcgccaaggcatgccaactatgccagcgacaccaccatgccaatggcaaaccatgccagtcacatcccagcgccaaggcatgccaaccatgccagccgcaccaccgtgccaatggaaaaccatgccagccacgtctccgcgccaaggcatgccaaccatgccagccgcaccaccgtgccaatggaaaaccatgccagccacgtctccgcgctaaggcatgccaatcatgccagccgcaccaccgtgccaatggaaaaccatgccaaccacgtctccgcgccaaggcatgccaaccatgccagccacaccgccgttccaatggaaaaccatgtcagccacgcctcgatgccaaagccatgcacgacgctggctgccaaaacgaagggctgcaataatcaacgactgcccttccatctgagatgcacatcccagccgtccaagttttccaccCAACGCATGGAAATTTCCAGCCCAAGGCCAAACGtcacggtttatgcaaaccctaatttggtcgcgcctaacacatgccaaagccatgcacgacgctggatgccaaaacaaagggttgcaataatcaacggatacccttctatctgagatgcacctcttagtcgtccaagttcgccacccgacgcatggaaacttccatcccaaggccaaacattacggttttaccaaaaccctaattttggccgcgcctacactatgccaaagccatgccggccctaaactatgtcgatggctgccaaacgaagggtcgcAACAATCAACTGCCACCAacccatctgagatgcagatctcagccatccaagttcgccaccaaacgcatggcaacttgcggcccaaagccaaacatcacggttttacaaaagccctaattttggccgcgcctacactattccaaagccatgccggccctaaccatgccgttggctgccaaacgaggggttgcaacaataaacgaCCACCTTtgcatctgagatgcagatcttagtcgtccaagttcgccaccaaacgcatggcaacttgcggcccaaagccaaacatcacggttttaccaaaaccctaattttggcagtgCCTACACTATGTcgaagccatgccggccctaaaccatgccgctggatgccaaacgaagtttgcaacaatcaacggccccccttccatctgagatgcagatctcaaccttccaagttcgccacccaaggcatgccaaccatgccatccatgccgcatgtgccaatggcatgccgttccatccacatcaccacgccaaggcatgccaaccatgccgcattttccaatggcatgccgagccagccgcatctccgcgccaaggcatgccaaccataccacacatgccaatgccatgccgtgccagccacaacatcgcgccaaggcatgccaaccatgccgcatgtatcaatggcatgccgtgccagccacatctccgcgccaaagcatgtcaaccatgccatccTTTTCTTCACGACGTTGGCTTCCAAAAagaggggttgcaacaatcaacggacgcCCTGCCATATAAGATGccgatcttagccatccaaggtcactaTCTAAGCGTGgcaacctttggaccaacgccaagccctaattttggccgcgcccaaactgtgccaaaaccctagttcttggtcgcgcctaaactatgccaaaatcctagcttggccacaccTAACCATGTCAAATCCATGTCGTCCATGCTTTCATGctgctggataccaaacgaagggttgcaataatcaacggctacccttcctctcaagatgcaaaatctcgaccgtcaagggtcaccaccgagctggcaagtctctcaagctcaacttacgaaaaaacagcaacatgctacatgttttacacgaaaacactcgagacatcaacacatgtcacaaactggggggtgATCATTAGGGTATTGatttggcagtttacagcgtgcggcgtacactacgcccggtaaaagatagtgtcataagaatgaggcggttagtaaatacagggagtaatggtgaaacgctttccttcattatggaacatcaattccatgcgttaccggttaccacctcctcccatttactcatccgtttctatttcttacaagaccagagtacgtttcacttcgacttgtataaataggtcttgcctatttccaccaaacgacaagttttggtcaggaccatataacactcagaaatcactttttagctttcccatatgttagcttt comes from Papaver somniferum cultivar HN1 chromosome 7, ASM357369v1, whole genome shotgun sequence and encodes:
- the LOC113296261 gene encoding F-box/kelch-repeat protein At3g06240-like — encoded protein: MKNFNKIFPADIISDMLTRLPTESVLKSKLVCKTWKDLIHHPSFPELHLTRLNHPDSTDSGKLRYVFLNSSDDDDYNKHVCYFEYNDEEDWNYAKPKHRKIMLDTELDSYIVIGSFNGLICIYGTSHMPEAGPAIIFNPMTKEYVVLPEFDCYPEYKTKGSITIQYHHLACGFGYLPETNEYKVVRIYELGGDPDFIEVEVYTVGSCNGWRHVGKFGFGFPFDTHYQQTHGVFLNGCLHWRNTEGGMVMVFDLADEKFRDHISPPPMLMDTDDDEEEDDDDFPVIGVSGGGFLYYAVCHSFEGRESDGVWLLMKENDDHVMNESEEHQSWGWIKARSLDQREPFAFLEGGTVLRYDQGNVKIFLSSTSTWENLVNFSAISRQVYPHKHTLVSLKVLGEENVEIMKSQQ